The Vibrio tarriae genome includes the window CCGGTATGACGGATCGAAGATATGGGTGATGCACCCGTACCGCCATCGTGACCTGCAATCAGAACTACGTCAGCTTTAGCTTTGGCTACACCAGAAGCGATGGTGCCGACACCGGCTTCAGAAACCAGTTTGACGTTGACGCGGCCTTTACGGTTGGCATTTTTCAGATCGAAAATCAGCTGGGCTAAGTCTTCGATAGAGTAAATGTCGTGGTGCGGTGGTGGCGAAATCAGGCCAACTCCTGGTGTGGAATGACGAGTTGCCCCGATCCATTCATCGACTTTATCGCCAGGTAGCTGACCGCCTTCGCCCGGTTTCGCCCCTTGCGCCATCTTGATCTGGATTTCATCCGCGTTGGTCAGGTAGTAAGAGGTCACGCCGAAACGGCCAGAAGCCACTTGCTTGATCGCTGAGCGTTCTGAATCGCCATTCGCATTCAGTTCAAAACGCATTGGGTCTTCACCACCCTCACCGGAGTTGGATTTCGCGCCTAAGCGGTTCATCGCAATCGCCAGTGTGGAGTGCGCTTCGTAAGAGATAGAACCGAACGACATTGCACCCGTTGCAAAGCGCTTCACAATGCTTTCGATCGGTTCCACTTCCTCAATCGGAATCGAACCCGCAGGATTTTTCACAAAATCGAGCTGGCTGCGCAGAGTCACCGCTTTATCGCCTTGGCTATCAACCGCTGCCGCATATTTCTTAAATTGCGGGTAGTTTTTATGGCGAGTGGACTCCTGCAGCAGGTGAATGGTTTCTGGGTTAAACAGATGTTGTTCACCGCGCTGTTTCCATTGATACACGCCGCCGACATCCAACACTTGCAGTGGGATTTCGCGCGTTGGGTAGCCAATGCGATGACGAACCAACACTTCTTTGGCGATATCGTCGAGGGTTAAACCTTGAATACGGGTGATGGTGCCGGTGAAGTATTTGTCCACCACCGCTTTGCTGATCCCGAGCGCTTCAAAAATCTGTGCACCGTGATAAGACTGCAGCGTTGAAATTCCCATTTTTGAGAAGATCTTCAGCAAGCCGCCATTAACGCCTTTACGATAGTTTTCGAAGTATTTCTCAACCGAAATATCAGCATCGAGTTTCTTCTGACGTTTGAGGTCAACGATGGTTTCCACCACAAGATACGGGTTAACAGCGTTCGCGCCGTAGCCGAGTAGGGTAGCAAAGTGGTGCGTTTCACGCGCATCACCAGTTTCGACCACAATGCCGCATTTAGAACGCAGACCTTTGCGGATCAGGTGATGGTGCACTGCGCCCACGGCCAGCATCGCTGGGATGGCGGCATGGTTGGAGTTCACCGCGCGGTCGGTCAGCAAAATGATCGAGTAGCCATCAATCACCGCATCTTCCGCGTATTGGCAAATACGTTTCAGAGCACGCTCTAGCTTGCCTGGTTCGTCGCTGGCACGAAATACGATGTCCAACGTTTTGGCTTGTAGGTGCTCGTTATCAATTGCACGCAGTTTTTCCAACTCAGCGTTAGAAATCACAGGTGATTCCAGCTCAACCTTACGGCAGTGAGCAGGCGTTTCAGAAAGCAAGTTTTGATCGCGACCGATATAGGTGTTAAGCGACATCACCATGCGTTCACGGATCGGGTCGATCGGTGGGTTCGTCACCTGAGCAAACAACTGCTTAAAGTAGTTTGAAAGATGCTGAGATTGGTGCGACAGCACGGCCACTGGCCAGTCTGCACCCATCGAACCGAGAGGCTCATAACCGGTTTGTGCTAGGGTCAGAATGATGTCATTGACCTCTTCGCTACTTACCCCAAACGCTTGTTGGCGATGAAGTAGACGCTCTGGCGACGGTTGGCTGTGTACGTTGTCGGCATCCGGCAGCTTTTTCAAGCTGAGTAGGTTTTCTTCTACCCATTTTTCATAAGGCTGCGCGCAAGCGATGCCGTCTTTGACTTCTTCATCAGAGATGATACGGCCTTGCTCTAGGTCAGCAACAAAGATACGTCCCGGTTGCAGACGACCACGGTATTCCACATTGGCCGGATCAATTTCCACTACGCCAGATTCGGAAGCCATGATCAGGAAATCATCTTTGGTTACGGTATAACGAGACGGACGCAGACCGTTACGATCCAGCGTGGCGCCCACTTGTACCCCATCGGTAAAGCACACTGATGCAGGGCCGTCCCATGGTTCCATGACGTTGGCATGGTACTGGTAGAAAGCGCGGCGCTTGGGATCCATCGCTTTGTTTTCTTGCCATGCTTCCGGGATCATCATCATCAGAGCGTGAGGCAAGCTGCGACCGGAAAGCACCAGCAGTTCGAGCACCATGTCAAAGCTAGCAGAATCGGATGCGCCTTCTTGGCAGATAGGCAGCAGCATATCGATTTCAGCTTGAGTAAACAGTTTGGATTGTAAAATCGCTTCGCGCGCTTTCATCCAGTTTAAGTTACCGCGAACCGTGTTGATCTCACCGTTGTGCGCGATGTAGCGGAAAGGCTGAGCCAGTCGCCATTTCGGGAAGGTGTTGGTAGAAAAACGCGAGTGCACCAGCGCCAGTGCAGTGACCATGGTCGGATTTTGCAAATCGAGGAAGTATTGCGGTACTTGCTCGGTAGTCAACTGACCTTTATAGACCAAGGTTTTGTACGACATCGAGTTGATATAAAAATCATCACCGATGTTCGACACGCTCTCAAGGCAGACGCGAACTGTGTAGTTACGCAGCACGTACAGCTTGCGTTCTAGCTCGTCAGGCTGCATACCCGGGCCGCCAGAAATGAACACGTGTTCAAATTGTGGTTCGGTACTGAGGGGGTCGGCACCTAGCATGCTGTTATTGGTTGGCAAAACACGGTAGCCAATCACATCCAGATCAAGGCGTTTGGCATTACGCTCTAGAATGTCGCGGCATTGGGCGCGTTTATGTTCATCTTTCGGGAACAGCACCACACCAACACCGTACTTTTCGAATGAAGGCAGCTTAATACCCAGTTTAACCGCTTCTTCGAGTAAAAATTCGTGAGGTTTTTGCAACAAAATACCCGCACCGTCACCGCTGCAAGGGTCACAACCCTGACCGCCACGGTGTTCCATGCGTGCGAGCATGTCCAAAGCTTGAGTGACCACCTGATGAGACTTGCGATTTTTCAGGTGAGCGACAAAGCCGATGCCACAAGCATCATGCTCCAGCTCAGGCGTATAAAGACCACGCGAACGTTGCGCTTTATCTACCATAGATACATCCTTCCAGTTATTGAGGACGCAACCGCACTGAGTTTGCACTCAGTTATTCCCACTACGCTTCATGCAGCATCTGCTGAATGAGTCGCTTGGGCGATACGTCCTGTCCTTTTTTGTTTTGAGTGAAATCTGCTTAGGGAGCAGATCCGCGTCCTTTCCGTCTCTCACAGGAAATATATTGTGAGAAAGACAATCCTTAGTGACATTCCTGTTGTTGAGCCACTTTACTAGTGGATT containing:
- the gltB gene encoding glutamate synthase large subunit, which produces MVDKAQRSRGLYTPELEHDACGIGFVAHLKNRKSHQVVTQALDMLARMEHRGGQGCDPCSGDGAGILLQKPHEFLLEEAVKLGIKLPSFEKYGVGVVLFPKDEHKRAQCRDILERNAKRLDLDVIGYRVLPTNNSMLGADPLSTEPQFEHVFISGGPGMQPDELERKLYVLRNYTVRVCLESVSNIGDDFYINSMSYKTLVYKGQLTTEQVPQYFLDLQNPTMVTALALVHSRFSTNTFPKWRLAQPFRYIAHNGEINTVRGNLNWMKAREAILQSKLFTQAEIDMLLPICQEGASDSASFDMVLELLVLSGRSLPHALMMMIPEAWQENKAMDPKRRAFYQYHANVMEPWDGPASVCFTDGVQVGATLDRNGLRPSRYTVTKDDFLIMASESGVVEIDPANVEYRGRLQPGRIFVADLEQGRIISDEEVKDGIACAQPYEKWVEENLLSLKKLPDADNVHSQPSPERLLHRQQAFGVSSEEVNDIILTLAQTGYEPLGSMGADWPVAVLSHQSQHLSNYFKQLFAQVTNPPIDPIRERMVMSLNTYIGRDQNLLSETPAHCRKVELESPVISNAELEKLRAIDNEHLQAKTLDIVFRASDEPGKLERALKRICQYAEDAVIDGYSIILLTDRAVNSNHAAIPAMLAVGAVHHHLIRKGLRSKCGIVVETGDARETHHFATLLGYGANAVNPYLVVETIVDLKRQKKLDADISVEKYFENYRKGVNGGLLKIFSKMGISTLQSYHGAQIFEALGISKAVVDKYFTGTITRIQGLTLDDIAKEVLVRHRIGYPTREIPLQVLDVGGVYQWKQRGEQHLFNPETIHLLQESTRHKNYPQFKKYAAAVDSQGDKAVTLRSQLDFVKNPAGSIPIEEVEPIESIVKRFATGAMSFGSISYEAHSTLAIAMNRLGAKSNSGEGGEDPMRFELNANGDSERSAIKQVASGRFGVTSYYLTNADEIQIKMAQGAKPGEGGQLPGDKVDEWIGATRHSTPGVGLISPPPHHDIYSIEDLAQLIFDLKNANRKGRVNVKLVSEAGVGTIASGVAKAKADVVLIAGHDGGTGASPISSIRHTGLPWELGLAETHQTLLKNGLRNRIVVQADGQMKTPRDIAIAVLLGAEEWGVATAALVVEGCIMMRKCHKNTCPVGIATQNKTLRERFAGRVDDVVTFFQYMAQGLREIMAELGFRTINDMVGQAHKLKVRDDVGHWKYKNLDLSPILFIEQPRSVDGIYCQTQQNHQLESVLDRTLIQLATPALERGEAVKAELPIINTDRSTGTMLSNEICKVYKDQGLPQPMQVKFNGSAGQSFGAFLTKGVYFEVEGDANDYWGKGLSGGTLVLYPNRNATIVPEENIVVGNVCFYGATSGESYIRGLAGERFCVRNSGAKVVVEGIGDHGCEYMTGGVAVILGSTGRNFAAGMSGGVAYVWDKSGDFQSKLNAELVDLDPIEAEDRALLKEMLTKHVQFTGSEVAKAFLASFDASLATMVKVMPRDYKAVLQKRKAQEQQATLAAEAV